ATTTCCCAAGATTGAGAGGATATATTGCATTGAACGACAACGGTTCGCTGAAAGAGAACAATGATAAGTATGTACAGGACCTCGCGTACATACGCCTGAAAAGCCTGATACTGGGCTATTCACTGCCTATGGCGATCATGCAGCGCATCAAACTTACCCGTTGCCGCATTTATTTCAGCGGAGAAAATCTGCTCACCTTCACCAAACTACAGAGTAAATACCTGGACCCTGAACAGCTGTCCAGCGATCCTAACCTTGTGCAAACCGATGCCAATGGCCGCGTATATCCTTTCAGTAAGTCATACGCTATAGGACTGGACGTCACCTTTTAATGAATCGCTGTAAACGAAATGAAAATGAAAAAGATTAATATACTTATAGTTTGCTTGCTGGTATTGGGTTTTAGCTCATGCAGCAAGTTCATGGACCGGGAGCCGATGGCGAAAATTTCTCCTGAAAGTTATTTTAAAACGGAGAAAGATCTGAAATTATATATCAACTCCATGTATTCCATGGTGCCTGATGCAGAAGGTATTTATAATGAAGACCTGGATAATGTGGTGAAATCAAGTCTGTCAGAATTTCTTACCGGCAGACGCCAGGTACCTGTTACCGGTGGCGGCTGGGGCTGGACAGAGTTAAGGAAGATCAATTATTTCCTGGTGAACTGCAATAAAACATTACCCTATAGCACTACCCGCAAATATGTAGGCGCTGCTAAATTTTTCCGTGCCTGGTTTTATTTTGAGATGGTAAAGAAGTTTGGTGATGTGCCCTGGTACAATACCCCGCTGGATGTGAATGACGAAGCATTGCTGACCAAGGCTCGTGACCCCCGTAAGATGATAATGGACTCTGTACTCGCAGATATTGATTCGGCTATCGTATCGCTGGATGCTACCAAAAGTAATGAGCTGGTAACCAAGTGGACGGCGCTGGCGCTTAAATCGCGCATAGGACTGTTCGAAGGCACCTTCAGGAAGTATCACAAGGAAGCCAACTTCAACCTGCCGGATGAAAATAAATTCCTGCAGGCAGCAGCTGATGCAGCAGCGCAGTTGATGGCAGGCGGACAGTATCATCTTTACACCAGTACACCTGACAACGCTTACCGGGAACTTTTTTCTATGAAAGATGCCAATCCCGATGAAATTATTTTAAGCAGAAAATTCAGTGCTACGTTGCAGATATATCATAACGCCAACTACTATACGATAACGGCGTCTTATGGTCAGCCCGGCCTGGAAAAGAGTTTCGTTAACAGCTACCTGATGAAGGATGGCAGCCGTTTTACAGATAAACCTGATTATAATAAGATCCAGTTTTATAATGAGTGCCAGGACCGCGATCCACGTCTGGCGCAAACGATCCGTACACCGGGCTATACCCGTATTGGCAATACCAACAGGCTGGTACCTGATTTTGGTGCAGCCGTAACCGGCTATCAGCTGATCAAATATGTGACGGATGAAACCCAGGACTCTTATGTAAAGAACGACAACGATATGCCGGTATTCCGCTATGCAGAGGTATTACTGAACTATGCAGAAGCTAAAGCAGAACTGGGCCAGCTTACACAGGCCGACATCGATCTGTCCATCAAGCTGCTGAGAGATCGCGTAGGCATGCCTAACCTCGATGTAGCCGCAGCCAATGCCCATCCCGATGCATATGAGGCCGCACGCTACAACAATAAAACAATTAGTGGTGTATTGCTCGAAATACGCCGTGAACGCAGAATTGAGCTGGTTATTGAAAATTTCAGGTGGCATGATATCTGCCGCTGGAAAGAAGGCCCGATGCTGACAAAGCAATTCAAAGGCATGTACTTCCCCGGCGTAGGCCAGTTCGACCTGGATAATGATGGTAATATAGACGTAGTGATCTATGAAGGCACCAAGCCCAATGGCCCCAAAGGTCCTGCCTACCTGAAATTAGGTACAGAAATAAACCTGGAAAACGGTAATGCGGGCGGATCAATCGTTATTAATCCTGGCATCCCCAAAGAGTTTAATGAAAACCGGGATTACCTGTATCCGGTGCCTATCCAGGAACGTACGCTGAATAAAAACCTGACACAGAATCCGAACTGGAATGACGGACTATAACATTTTCGGATTTTTTGATTTACGAATTTAGGGATTTGAAATGCAGCGAAGATCTACGCGAAAATCTTCGCTGCATTTCAAATCCCTAAATTCGTAAATCAAAAAATCCGAAAATATTTATTGTTTTTTCCTGGGTTGCTTTGCCTTCTGCTGGTCTGTATTAAAGTCTTCCACAGACTTGGGGTGGGTCATGCTTTTCTTTTTCTGATCCAGTGGCATAGGAGCGGGGGCGCCTTTCCCTACCGGGATGGCATCATGAAATATTTTATTCACGTGCACCCATTTTCCAGCCTTCCATGTAAAGCCTTCGTAGTCCATATCTGATACATACGTGAATTTTTTTGCCGGCTCGTTGGTTTCAGAGATCAGGTGATCGTATACGATCATATTCAGTTCTTTATTGTAGTTGAGGGTAGCCGTACTTTCTTTTTTGTATTCAATAATAAAACGGTTGCGGGTAG
The Chitinophaga sp. MM2321 DNA segment above includes these coding regions:
- a CDS encoding RagB/SusD family nutrient uptake outer membrane protein — its product is MKKINILIVCLLVLGFSSCSKFMDREPMAKISPESYFKTEKDLKLYINSMYSMVPDAEGIYNEDLDNVVKSSLSEFLTGRRQVPVTGGGWGWTELRKINYFLVNCNKTLPYSTTRKYVGAAKFFRAWFYFEMVKKFGDVPWYNTPLDVNDEALLTKARDPRKMIMDSVLADIDSAIVSLDATKSNELVTKWTALALKSRIGLFEGTFRKYHKEANFNLPDENKFLQAAADAAAQLMAGGQYHLYTSTPDNAYRELFSMKDANPDEIILSRKFSATLQIYHNANYYTITASYGQPGLEKSFVNSYLMKDGSRFTDKPDYNKIQFYNECQDRDPRLAQTIRTPGYTRIGNTNRLVPDFGAAVTGYQLIKYVTDETQDSYVKNDNDMPVFRYAEVLLNYAEAKAELGQLTQADIDLSIKLLRDRVGMPNLDVAAANAHPDAYEAARYNNKTISGVLLEIRRERRIELVIENFRWHDICRWKEGPMLTKQFKGMYFPGVGQFDLDNDGNIDVVIYEGTKPNGPKGPAYLKLGTEINLENGNAGGSIVINPGIPKEFNENRDYLYPVPIQERTLNKNLTQNPNWNDGL